A genomic segment from Malaclemys terrapin pileata isolate rMalTer1 chromosome 1, rMalTer1.hap1, whole genome shotgun sequence encodes:
- the CCDC70 gene encoding coiled-coil domain-containing protein 70, whose protein sequence is MSYTSRQKQLIKKLWDEKVFWEEIKAFWEKMNAFREKIRAFRTAIQAFWEEENPIWEEENAFREAEKTFREEAKAFWEGYRDFWKGYNAFWKKDKAFWKEDQFLWEKDKVLLDEDKVLWAEEKALWADEKALLEEERAFWEDEEALREDEKALQEDEKSIWEGAFGPLRGEQLLLAVAINAPGSHGPDILRGSG, encoded by the coding sequence ATGTCCTACACCTCCCGCCAGAAGCAGCTCATCAAGAAGCTGTGGGATGAGAAAGTTTTTTGGGAGGAAATCAAGGCTTTTTGGGAGAAGATGAATGCCTTTCGGGAGAAGATCAGGGCCTTCAGGACGGCGATCCAGGCCTTCTGGGAGGAGGAAAACCCCATCTGGGAGGAGGAAAATGCCTTTCGGGAGGCAGAAAAGACTTTCCGGGAAGAAGCAAAAGCCTTCTGGGAGGGGTACAGGGACTTCTGGAAGGGGTATAATGCTTTCTGGAAGAAGGATAAGGCTTTCTGGAAGGAGGATCAGTTCCTCTGGGAAAAGGACAAGGTTCTCCTGGATGAGGACAAGGTCCTGTGGGCAGAAGAAAAGGCTCTCTGGGCAGATGAAAAAGCCCTCCTAGAAGAAGAAAGAGCTTTCTGGGAGGATGAGGAAGCCCTACGAGAAGATGAAAAAGCCCTCCAAGAAGATGAAAAATCTATCTGGGAGGGGGCATTTGGCCCTCTGAGAGGAGAACAATTACTGCTAGCTGTAGCTATCAATGCTCCTGGGAGTCATGGCCCAGATATTCTTAGAGGAAGTGGGTAG